The DNA region AAAAGCCAATTAAATAGGCGCACGTTGCCATTCCTGTTTATTAACAATTGAAAAGTAATTGAACTAATTACTTTTTCTATTTTAGCATCATAAATTCAATCTTTTAAGCATGAAAAAACTATTTACTCTAGTAATCCTAGTAACTCTTAACATAGCATCCTATGCGCAGTTAACAGTATCCTTTGAGGTTACTGAACTCCTTTGCCACAGTGATTCTACAGCAATAATTGAAGCTGACTTAAATGGTTCTAGTCCTATATCATTTTATATTAGTGGATGGCTCGAAAGTCCAGATCCAGATGAAGTGGATTTTAGTAGCTTCGATAATTTTACTGAAACTCTTATAGAAGATGTACCTGCCGGAACCTATTATTTTGGAGCTGCTGAATATCCCAACATTATGGCATTCTTTGCCGACCCTTTTAGTTTTACCGATTTTGTAATAGATAGCGCTACTGTTCTAAATCCGGACAGTCTTTATGTAACTCTAATTAGCGATAGCGTTTCATGCTACGAATCTTGTAATGGAGCTATAAATACGAATGTAGTTGGGGGAACCGTTTTAGACGAACTCAACCCAACTTACACTTACCAGTGGGATACAGAAACCGCTGGCACCTATGCACAACAAACTCTTTTTAGTGTAACTCAATATTCAAATTCGGAACGTCAAGGTGTCTGCGGATATAATGGAGCTCCATATATGGTTACCGTTACCGATATAAATGGATGTGTTGCGATAGATTCTTTGCACGTTTTAAGACCAGATTCCGTTAGGGCTTACTTCGATTGGATGCCAGATCCATCAGAACCGCTTTCAGATGGCTATTATCAAGGTCCATTGACGGTCTCATTAAACGACAACAGTTACAACCGAACATTAAGTGAAAATATTTGGACGTTAACCTCTCCATATGAAGATGGTATATCGAGCGAAGAACTAGAAGTTACTTATGGTGATAGTATTCCCGAATTTTCTTTTGATAACTACGAACCAATTACCTATTCCATTCAACTTCGAGTCTCAAAAAATGGCCATTGTGCCGACAGTACTGCTATAACTTTTAACGTTAGAACGAATTCATGTTTAGAAACCTACAATGTTTTTAGCCCAAATGGCGATGGCTATAACGAGACATGGGGTGTTAAAGATTGTGGCCTCACCGACTATGCTTGTACTGTTATCGATCAATTCGGAACAGTAGTTTTCGAGACATCCGAACTAGACGCAAGATGGGACGGCAAATACAACGGGAAGTTAGTTCCGCAAGGCACCTATTATGCTTTAATATCCGCAACGGGCTATGACAATAATCAGGTGGAAATGCAATCAACCGTATCTGTAATTTATTAACTGTAACGATGAAAACACTCATGAAAAAGCAACACCTCTTCATACTCGTATTTACGTTGATAACAACTTCTGTATTCGCTCAAAATATTGGGAAACACAGTCAACTTGTATTTACAAAAGGAATAGTAAACCCTGCTGCCTATGAAGCCGACAGGGGATCACAGATTTGGCTTAAGCACCACGAACAGTGGACAACCATAGACAATGCTCCTTCATCAAGTATACTTGGAGCTACCGTTGCTTTACAAGATGAAACCATGACTCTTGGAGGTAATATGTTTATTTATCAAGTAGGTGTTTTTAGAAATACAGGTATGACGGTTAATTATTCTTACAAGGTTGA from Flavobacteriales bacterium includes:
- a CDS encoding gliding motility-associated C-terminal domain-containing protein, coding for MKKLFTLVILVTLNIASYAQLTVSFEVTELLCHSDSTAIIEADLNGSSPISFYISGWLESPDPDEVDFSSFDNFTETLIEDVPAGTYYFGAAEYPNIMAFFADPFSFTDFVIDSATVLNPDSLYVTLISDSVSCYESCNGAINTNVVGGTVLDELNPTYTYQWDTETAGTYAQQTLFSVTQYSNSERQGVCGYNGAPYMVTVTDINGCVAIDSLHVLRPDSVRAYFDWMPDPSEPLSDGYYQGPLTVSLNDNSYNRTLSENIWTLTSPYEDGISSEELEVTYGDSIPEFSFDNYEPITYSIQLRVSKNGHCADSTAITFNVRTNSCLETYNVFSPNGDGYNETWGVKDCGLTDYACTVIDQFGTVVFETSELDARWDGKYNGKLVPQGTYYALISATGYDNNQVEMQSTVSVIY